The Dama dama isolate Ldn47 chromosome 23, ASM3311817v1, whole genome shotgun sequence genome contains a region encoding:
- the ACBD7 gene encoding acyl-CoA-binding domain-containing protein 7: MSLQDDFDKAAKDVRKLKTRPDDEELKEIYGLYKQSVTGDIDIECPALLDLKGKAKWEAWNLQKGLSKEDAMSAYISKARELIEKYGI, translated from the exons ATGTCCCTGCAG gATGATTTTGACAAGGCGGCCAAAGACGTGAGGAAGCTGAAAACCAGGCCAGATGATGAGGAACTAAAAGAGATCTATGGACTCTACAAACAGTCTGTAACTGGAGACATAGATATTG AGTGTCCAGCACTGTTAGATCTAAAAGGAAAGGCTAAGTGGGAAGCCTGGAACCTTCAAAAAG GATTATCAAAGGAAGATGCCATGAGTGCCTATATTTCTAAAGCAAGAGAGCTAATAGAAAAATACGGAATCTAG